The genomic segment TGTCACTGAAGCGGGGCGTAAGAACAAGAACCTTGGTGATGTGATGGCACTTACAACGCATAAAAGTGTGACAACGGTCATGCGCTATTATCAAGCAGGATCGATTATCAATAACAGTGCTGCAAATTTAGCAGATTAATAACATGAGCTTATAGAAAGGTATCATGAAGTTAGAGCAGATAAAAAAACTTGTTAAGCTTGGCGAATCTGAAATCTTAGAGTTTAAGAAATCAACTGCAGAGCTTAAAACAGCAATGCAAACGGTATGCGCATTTTTGAACAGTGATCATGGTGGAATTGTTCTGATTGGTGTAACCGATGATCAAAAGATTATTGGTCAGGAAGTTTCCGATAGTACACGCAAAGATATTGCAAATGAACT from the Candidatus Dependentiae bacterium genome contains:
- a CDS encoding ATP-binding protein; this encodes MKLEQIKKLVKLGESEILEFKKSTAELKTAMQTVCAFLNSDHGGIVLIGVTDDQKIIGQEVSDSTRKDIANELRKIEPHADVDINYVAVKDNRYVIVISTQRENRAPYLYDN